A stretch of Acidovorax sp. RAC01 DNA encodes these proteins:
- the imuA gene encoding translesion DNA synthesis-associated protein ImuA: MSAPLPAAFAAFDPGAMLAPHVAEALWRATEVNAGAARTVPTGFDALDAQLPGGGWPTHSLTEVLTPQAAFCEWRLLGRALPALMHNGGRLYLIAPPKQPHAGGLAQLGVAAGQVLWIDASKPVDRLWVTEQILKSDPAGAVLAWLPQARPEQVRRLQIHAQSCDAPVFLFRPLATLADASPAPLRITVAPAQGWDLEVRIAKRRGACLDESLYLPAMPGNLADVIPPRLHTVPAAPAAPLSREEATHARALGRIAPPAAARVPVSH, from the coding sequence ATGTCCGCCCCCCTTCCTGCAGCCTTTGCCGCTTTCGACCCAGGTGCCATGCTGGCGCCCCATGTGGCCGAGGCCCTGTGGCGCGCAACAGAAGTAAACGCCGGTGCCGCCCGGACGGTGCCTACGGGTTTTGATGCGCTGGATGCCCAGTTGCCCGGAGGGGGCTGGCCCACCCACAGCCTGACGGAAGTGCTCACGCCGCAGGCGGCTTTCTGCGAATGGCGCCTGCTGGGCCGCGCACTGCCGGCGCTCATGCACAACGGCGGCCGCCTTTACCTCATTGCCCCGCCCAAGCAGCCCCATGCGGGCGGGCTGGCCCAGCTCGGGGTGGCGGCAGGGCAAGTGCTGTGGATCGACGCCAGCAAGCCTGTGGACCGGCTCTGGGTGACCGAGCAGATCCTCAAGTCCGACCCTGCCGGAGCCGTGCTGGCCTGGCTGCCCCAGGCGCGGCCTGAGCAGGTGCGGCGCCTGCAGATCCACGCGCAGTCGTGTGATGCCCCGGTGTTCCTGTTCAGGCCCCTGGCCACGCTGGCCGATGCGTCGCCCGCCCCCCTGCGCATCACCGTGGCGCCAGCCCAGGGGTGGGATCTGGAGGTGCGCATTGCCAAGCGCCGGGGTGCCTGCCTGGATGAATCGCTGTACCTGCCCGCCATGCCAGGCAACCTGGCGGATGTGATCCCGCCACGGCTGCACACCGTTCCGGCAGCACCTGCTGCCCCCCTTTCGCGCGAGGAGGCCACCCATGCTCGGGCATTGGGCCGCATTGCTCCCCCTGCCGCTGCCCGCGTGCCCGTCTCCCATTGA
- a CDS encoding Y-family DNA polymerase codes for MLGHWAALLPLPLPACPSPIDAASLGIWALQFTPRVAVLEDSVVAEMAGSARLFGGLEHLRAQVECGAQELGARVAWAPTGTAALALVRHAGSAHALDGFRAPLAQVLDALPLQAIPAVARHAPTLARVGCRTLGDVRRLPRGGLGRRFDKDLLTALDQAYGLRPEAWEWITLPEQFQARLELMSRVESAPALLFGARRLLVQMAGWLAARRLGTTAFTLRWCHDVMRARDAGTGGELTVRTAQPTQNTEHLARLLAEHLARVQLLAPAGDLELLATEVVPLAEESRSLIPETLRKGGSTDLALERIQARLGNACVRRPLMSPDHRLEWMQSWDSALDRRPRPHEAVYAFPLPTWVLDEPLRLIERDNRPCYQGPLQMLLGPDRIEGGWWHRSAAGPDAVPLNVQRDYWLALSPHAGVLWIFQQRLAHDQTAWFLHGHFA; via the coding sequence ATGCTCGGGCATTGGGCCGCATTGCTCCCCCTGCCGCTGCCCGCGTGCCCGTCTCCCATTGATGCGGCCTCCCTCGGCATCTGGGCCTTGCAGTTCACCCCGCGGGTGGCTGTGCTGGAGGATTCCGTGGTCGCAGAAATGGCGGGCAGCGCACGCCTGTTCGGAGGCCTGGAGCACCTGCGCGCGCAGGTGGAATGCGGAGCACAGGAGCTGGGCGCCCGCGTGGCCTGGGCACCCACTGGCACCGCCGCCCTGGCACTGGTGCGCCATGCGGGCAGCGCACATGCCCTCGACGGTTTCAGGGCCCCGCTGGCCCAGGTGCTGGATGCCCTGCCCCTGCAGGCCATCCCCGCCGTTGCACGGCACGCGCCCACGCTGGCCCGGGTGGGCTGCCGCACGCTGGGCGATGTGCGCAGGCTGCCCCGCGGCGGGCTGGGCCGGCGGTTTGACAAAGACTTGCTCACGGCACTGGACCAGGCCTATGGCTTGCGGCCGGAGGCCTGGGAATGGATCACCCTGCCCGAGCAGTTTCAGGCCCGGCTGGAGCTGATGTCGCGGGTCGAATCGGCCCCGGCCCTGCTGTTTGGCGCGCGGCGCCTGCTGGTGCAGATGGCTGGCTGGCTAGCAGCCCGGCGCCTGGGCACCACGGCCTTCACCCTGCGCTGGTGCCACGATGTGATGCGCGCCAGGGATGCCGGCACCGGGGGCGAACTGACGGTGCGCACGGCGCAGCCCACACAGAACACCGAACACCTGGCGCGCCTGCTGGCCGAGCACCTGGCCCGCGTGCAGTTGCTGGCCCCGGCCGGTGACCTGGAACTGCTGGCCACCGAGGTGGTGCCCCTCGCCGAGGAAAGCCGCTCGCTCATTCCGGAAACCCTGCGCAAGGGCGGCAGCACCGACCTGGCGCTGGAGCGCATACAGGCCCGCCTGGGCAATGCCTGCGTGCGCCGGCCGCTGATGTCGCCCGACCATCGGCTCGAATGGATGCAAAGCTGGGACAGCGCGCTGGACCGCCGCCCCCGCCCGCATGAAGCGGTGTATGCCTTTCCCCTGCCCACCTGGGTGCTGGATGAGCCCCTGCGGCTGATCGAACGCGACAACCGCCCCTGCTACCAGGGGCCGCTGCAGATGCTGCTGGGCCCCGACCGGATCGAGGGCGGCTGGTGGCACCGCAGCGCTGCAGGCCCTGATGCCGTGCCGCTGAACGTGCAGCGCGACTACTGGCTGGCGCTGAGCCCGCACGCGGGCGTGCTGTGGATTTTTCAGCAGCGGCTGGCACACGACCAGACGGCCTGGTTCCTGCACGGGCACTTTGCCTGA